A single window of Methylocella tundrae DNA harbors:
- a CDS encoding glycosyltransferase family 2 protein, producing MKRSLKIAVGIATSGRPAILRETLRELSRQSRLPDCVFVCPADRTDYDAAEAVSLPFPVFVAKGPRGLCHQRNAIIDLAHAFDVLVFFDDDFLAFPSYLAELEQCFTAQPEIVAATGHIIADGASGPGLNVAAGLGALASFDDATIERPVTDTYTAYGCNMAVRLAPVYENGLRFDEALPLYAWLEDVDLCRQLKPYGRIVKNARMVGVHLGHKGGRTSGVRYGYSQIANPLYLWRKGTFRFNLALDHMARNFLANSGKMLRPEPWVDRRGRAYGNALALLDLVRGRLHPTRILDLD from the coding sequence GTGAAGCGATCCTTGAAAATCGCAGTCGGAATTGCAACTTCCGGCCGTCCAGCCATTTTGAGAGAGACATTGCGCGAACTTTCGCGCCAGTCTCGTCTGCCCGATTGCGTCTTTGTCTGTCCGGCTGACCGGACGGATTATGACGCCGCCGAAGCCGTGAGCTTGCCCTTTCCGGTGTTCGTCGCCAAAGGCCCGCGCGGATTGTGCCATCAGCGAAATGCGATCATCGACTTGGCGCACGCGTTCGATGTGCTGGTTTTCTTCGACGATGATTTCCTGGCGTTTCCTTCTTATCTGGCCGAACTTGAGCAATGCTTCACTGCGCAGCCCGAGATCGTCGCCGCGACGGGACACATCATCGCCGACGGCGCCTCGGGACCGGGCCTGAACGTCGCCGCCGGACTCGGTGCGCTGGCCTCCTTCGACGATGCGACGATTGAGCGGCCCGTCACCGATACATACACGGCTTACGGCTGCAACATGGCCGTGCGCCTCGCGCCGGTTTACGAAAATGGGCTTCGCTTCGATGAGGCCCTGCCGCTTTACGCCTGGCTGGAAGACGTCGACCTATGCAGACAACTCAAGCCATACGGACGCATCGTCAAAAACGCTCGGATGGTCGGTGTTCACCTCGGCCATAAGGGCGGCCGCACGTCAGGGGTGCGATACGGCTATTCGCAAATCGCCAATCCGCTTTACCTTTGGCGCAAGGGCACGTTTCGTTTCAATCTTGCTTTGGATCATATGGCCCGCAATTTCCTGGCGAACTCAGGCAAAATGCTGCGGCCGGAGCCTTGGGTCGACCGGCGCGGCCGCGCCTATGGCAATGCGCTCGCGCTTTTGGATCTGGTCCGTGGGCGGCTGCATCCGACACGCATTCTCGATCTCGATTGA
- the ccoS gene encoding cbb3-type cytochrome oxidase assembly protein CcoS — translation MTILLFLVPLALLLGFVGLSGFLWALRSGQYEDLDGAAVRVLSDDDIAP, via the coding sequence ATGACGATTTTGTTGTTTCTTGTGCCGCTGGCCTTGCTGCTCGGTTTTGTCGGCCTTAGCGGATTTTTATGGGCGCTCCGCAGCGGGCAGTATGAAGATCTCGATGGAGCAGCCGTGCGCGTTCTGTCCGACGATGATATCGCGCCGTGA